The region TTGAATTTTTCTTAAGAATAGTTTGATACTCAACTTGCTTTTTCATACTGGTACAGTGGTACTGCTCACGTAagcaattctttttttttttccctgcaTTGGCGCTAAATATTTGTTGAGTACTTTGTTTAGGGATGGCAAGCTCTTGGTGCTAATTAAATTGTTATGATAAGGGATCATTTATTTGATATGAAACCTTTCTTACATATTTATCAAGAAGGAAATGgggaaatgatgaaaaaatttTTACAATGGACAATTTACTTTGGATTCAACAATCTTCACAAGACTTGTGGTGAAATTTTGATTAGCATTTGTGTTAAAAAATCTTCACAAGACTTAGATTAAGATTAGTTGTAGGTCATCctaaaaacaattttttattgACGACCTTACTTGAACAGGATCGATCTGTCTCTAGGCTCGTATCACTGTATTGCTCTAAGAACACTGATTCCTAGCAATGAACCAATTGTAAAGGGAAAATTCTAAGGAAGGTTGTTGTTTCCGAAATGAAGGTGTTCTAAGCCATTAACTTTGCAAATCAACCGGGGACTTTAATTTTACAGATAAGAAGCAAAGTATATcaagacatatatataataagcatgTTATAAAAACATTCAGATTCAATGTTGAAACCTAACCGCAAGTTCCTGGATGCCCTCAATGTGAGTGATTCTAATATGTATGGGATTCTAACATTACATATGATTTGAAATTGTATATAGGTCATATCTATTAATTGTAAAGGGTACGTCCTCGATGTATTTAGCTTCCTTTGAACAGAGAATAGGCTGACTCTCTCTCtgattttttgtaatttttttggtAATCTAATAGAAGGATCGTGCCTCTTTATGGTGTAAACTATAAAGGATCGTGCCTCTTTATGGCGTAaactataaaaaagaaaaacccattAATTAGTTTACTAGAGACATATTGTCTAATATTGCAATCCTCTTCCAATCCCTCTTCTTTTACGTCCCCTCCTATTTTACTTACCAAATAATATGTGAATCCGcaacacttttttttaatgCCTTCCAGAACCAAAATCGAATTTGGAAAGAGAGAGTATATACTTTTATTTAAAAGTCGAATCTAATCAAAATCGTACATGAGAAAAATCGAATCTAATCAAAATTAGTTTGATGCGATTTTGGTTATAAAAATCAACAAATCGAAAATTGAACCTGTTAATTTTTTCTCCACTTGTTCTAGACAATACACGTCCAAGATAGGTGGTGCCTAATGATCAGAAGTAAGCAAATCCAAAACAAAAGATAGAGTTGTATCAAAAAGTGTGACAGAGCTGGAGGTAGGCCTGCATGGTACATCCGTGCTTTGCAAGTCTGCCACCATATTTGGCTCCCTGTATATATGTAGAGTCTTGGTATCACcaagctagggtttttttttcaccacaagttttcaaatttttataaacaaataaatgttaagtcaaattaagacaagtaaaagtcttcttttttttcttaacccGTGACTACTCAAACTACATAACATAATCAAAACTGAGGAATATTAAGCTATGAACAGAGACCAGCTACACACAATTCAGTGCAGACCCAAGGGACAAAAATATCAACCAGGTATCAGATTATTGCCTCAAGCTAAGTACTTGTACAGGTCAGGATTCTCTTTGTCTTGTTCCAAGTGCTTCAACCCGCCGTTTGATTGCTTCACTATAAATCTTGAACATTCCTCTCAACTGCTCAACGCACTGCAAAATTAGTTGTTGATGAGGAAGAACTTTCTGCCTCTTCATAACACGCACAATACAGGCATCAATTGCATAACGTCCATCTTTGTCAACATCTTGAACCACCTTTTTCCTTTCATCCACGGGAAGCAAACGGATCCTTATCCTCCCCATATTGTTAGTGAACTTGGAGTTGTACTCAAAATGATCAGTTGATGAAACATTTGTATTGTTGGGGTGCTTAATCAGAATATGATACTTGTCACATGTGAGGGATTGAAGCAAAATCTGATCAAGTTATCGTCATCAGCCAAATTTAACTTTTGCTTGATTTCTGAGTAGCACAATCGATTTGAAGCATTAAACTGTAACATAACAACAGCCTGAGAAgttccataatcaattcaatagtTTTATGGTCAAAATTCCCATTGATGTAACATGTACTCAATGAATAATCCATGTCAATGTCCTGTGTGTTTCTTTTTCTGATAGAATTCGTTAAAGACCTCCACACACTTGATCAATTCCACATGTAGACTCATACCGGGACAACTATAACTGGACCACAACCTAGTTTTAAGAACTGTGACACTTAAATCAATTTGGTGACACACTGCAGGGTTGTTGCGGAGATATTTCTGAAAGTGGTTTTggttttccatagccaactttAAGTTCACCACCATTCCCTCTATCTTTAGTGTAAAATATCCACCGCAGTGATGCTTTAGTTACTCACTGGCACTTCCATAGAACACCAATCGATCAAAAAGCTACAGGACTAACATATGTGATAACCTTGACACCTTATCGAATAACAACATACGTAATGAAATCTCACAAAGTGGGGGTCTAAGAGGGCAAAGTATACGCAGACCTTGCCcttaccttgggaggtagagagatTGGTAGACCCTCGGCACAAGGACAAGTAATGCAAAGCAATATGAAAAAAGAGATAACATAAGTGAATAAGCCATGCAGAATACTATAAAAAGCATGATAAAGCAGTTTGAAAAAAGAGCAGTAGCTATCACAAATTATACGATAAACCAAGCACAAGCAACAATAGATAGTAGCAGAAATCGAAGTAATACTATTACTAGTATGAAAGGATAAGCGGGACAATGCTCAACTAcatactaaccttctaccctaccCTATGAAAGCACCACCTTATCCAAACTTTCCTCAATTCGTCATCACTGATCGGTTTTTGGTCCCGTGCCTAAGGATGTCATCACAATAAGAAGCAAGAAGCTCTGCACTTGAACAATCAGCGCTAATTAATCTTGTCATAGAGAACCTCAAATTCCCCTTCGAGGGCCTTGTGAGAAACAGAGTTATTGGCGAACCAGTCAATACATGAAAGTGCatatataatgaaaatattgaaatatGGTTCTAACAAACCATCAGAACTTTTGGGCACATCTTCAGCCTGTTCCACCAAGACCATCCCTTAAGCAATGACAAGCTGCTTATACATATTTTCAATTGGTTCCAATTGCATGGGAGTACCTTAAAATAACCTATACACTCGAGATAAATCTTCTACCCTGTAATCTCTTAACAAAGCTAGGCCTCCAGAAAGCTGCTTCTCTAGAAATTGATTAGTATATACAGCCAACAACTCATTTTGCACTTTCTCAAGAAGTTTTtattgggtgtgcgaacaaagtccCACATCAGTAGCTGAAAAGATTGGGAGCCAACATATAAAATGTAGGAATATCTTCGTGGTGTGAGGACTTTGggggaaaaccgtgcgggcttgACCCAAAACGGACAGTATCACaccatgttaagagtatctgcGGGTGGTTGAGCCCAACAGTTTTGTCTCACTACTAAAGTGAAGATAATGAGATGCTTTATCCTTCTCCTTTTGACAGCACTCCTCCACCTTCAACATATAATCCGGACATGGATCTTCAATGATCCAATTCAAAGCTTTTCGAGAATAATACGCTGAAGTATCTTTAAGCAAAGCATCTTAAAAGTCATTTGATAATACCTCATTTCAACTCCAACAAATATATCTAGCACATTGTTCAACAAAGATCTCTCAATCTGCCACCGCCACGTTCTTGATCAATCAGCCTAATAACTGTGTCTCTAGCTTTGGCTCTAAACTCGAAATAAATCAGATCATGGAAGCATGTCAAACCAACTTCATCAAGTGCAGGGAGCCCATTGTGTTCGATAAAGATTTCAAAACAACAAAAGATTTGTGAAAGCAAGCTCACCATATATTTATGGTTTTCCAATCTTTTCAAAAGCTCCATCAACATATATTCATCACTCATCGCTCAGAAGGACGGCAAAATAGTAGAATTGATGTACTTTTCAAATACTTCCTTGTATTTCATGTACATCCCACTACAGAGATTATACTTGCCCTTTGGGTACACATGTTTACTACAAGTCTGTGGATCAAATTATGGAAAAACTTTCTCGTTCCAAAAGAAACACAAAAAGAAAGGCATAAATCATTCCAAAGGATACATGGTTTACTTAATAAGGTCTTTCAAGCTGAAATACTCTTCATGAGTTCCCATCCCTCCTCCAACTTAACCATCTCGGGAACTAACGACCAGCTATTTAATCCAGAAAGGTTAGACAATTTCCAACATTATAGTTTTTTGAATCAGTTCCAAATCACGTAACAATCATTAATAAGGTTAGATCAAGTTCCATCattatgcttgaaaaaaataggtcaatttaattttttaatatattacaTTATCCTTGAAAAAATAATTGTATAAAAATAGTAATTGAAATAACTATAAATAAATGACGTAAAAGCGTGTAAACTAACCAATATAAAAATTTCTGCTTTAGATGAAAATTTCGAGCAATGCCACATCGAGCCCCAAAAGTGCCTTATAAAGCTCTTCCTTTCTTCTCCCATTCTGACGTGGGAATCGCCTAAGATGTCATGTGCACCTCAACTTCAAAAGCTTGCCAGCCTAGAAGCCTATCAGTTCTGTTTGATCCGCCCTCATcagcgcccccccccccctccctccaTCAGGGGCGTCACAGATAGTTGTGCTTTATACTTGGTATATGCAATTTGTTACTGCTAGTATTGGTGACATAGTCTGCAACTTCTATCCTGGATCTTAGTTTCCAAACCGTTAATTTGATATGCTGTAGTACAGATTATATATTGATTAAACTTCTTGTTTGAACAATCCAATGTAGGAATTAAACAAGAATGTAGATAATATCAGTACACAAGTTTCCACAAGacaatttttttatcttttattttgataaggACAAGTCTCCGCAAGACTAATTAAATGTGTGAATAAAAGGGTGGCATCCTTCTTGATCTGCAATTAATGGACCAGACCAAGTGTGGTGAAACCCACAGCCAAAATCTAACTTCCCTTGCATTTTACCAAAATATAATTCTGAAAAGTACACATTTCGTCACACACACGTTCTATATAGTAGGTAGATGCTGAAGGAAACCGTACAGATATTTATTCATCCCCACATACTTTTTAAGTAAAAATTTACACTGCTTCGTTGGGACTCTGATGGGTAGTAGCTGATGGAAATATTTTCTTATGGGCCTCTGATAAAGCCACATTTGTGGTACTATAACCACCATCAAGAACTAGATTAATACCACTCACGTATTTGGAATCATCATTTGCTAAGTACAACACTGCTTTTGCCACCTCCTCTTCATCTAGTAAAGCTCCTTTTAAATTTCCTCCTTCCGCCAACCATTTTTCCGCCATTTGTCTCTCAGCTATTCCAAACGCATTCAACACAAGTGGTGTGCTAATGTAATGAGGAGAAACACAGTTAACTTTTATTCCATACTTTCCTAATTCTACTCCGATGTTCTTGGAAAGCCCTAAAACTGCACTTTTAGATGCCGCATATGCGTGAGGGGAAATACCATAGACCACTGTGGCAGCACTAGCTGTAAAGATAATTGAACCTCTCTTGGCTGGAATCATCACTCTAGCAGCATGTTTCGCGCAGAAGAACGAGCCAGCAACGTTTACATCGAACACGTTcttaataatatcataatctacTTCTAAGATACTGGAATTTGGCTTATCCGCTATACCAGCGTTACTGAACATTATGTCGAGCTTACCAAATTTGGCAACTGTTGCATCAACAGCATTTTGAACGTCTGATTCAATCGCGACATTGCAATGGACAAATATTATGTGTTCTGTTCCAATTTCTTGTACTAAGGAAGTTCCTAGGTTGTCCTGAATGTCTGCAATAGCAACTTTTGCACCATGTTGAACAAAGAGCCTAGCTGTGGCTGCTCCTATGCCACTAGCTCCACCTGTTATAAGTGCTACTTTACCTTCAAGCCTGTCAAATAGAAACGTACAATTAGACTATTACTTCCATATGTTTGTGTGAAAGGTGTTCTAGAAATATGTAAAATAATCCTATGGAGTAGTTAGGACGCTTCCTGGAAACAACTTTTACGATAGTAATTTTTCCTGCTCGGTCGGGGTAAATGGTTAAAATGAAAGTCTAACttaggccaaaaaaaaaaaaaaaaaaagaggtttttcTTACTGACATTTAATGGGAAATTTATGCAATAAAGCATGATTTTCTCATCGCATTTCCACGGAACAATCTCACTAGAAAATTGTATGGTGAGAAACATGTTCCCATTCAAACGCTGAGAAACTTCATAAATTTTCCGCGTGAAAACTCTACTATTTATGTTTTTTCCACCGATATTTAGTGGAAAATAGCCACTGAAAATTTTTCGCTGAAAAATCAGTGGGAACACAgtaatttttttgtagtgagGATATAAGGCCTACTctgaaatttaaagttgtactCTTTAATTTCTCctatcgattttttttttatcacaagAACTCAACTCAATAAATTGAAAGAGTGAATGGAATTTTGCAGAAAGCAAGGAAATGACTAGAGCCTTATATACCTCACATGAAGATCCTgttatattactactatatataagtgagGATATCAagtttttgtagtcctcacatcaTTCTTTGAGCAATGAGGTTGCTACATGTGTTTGTTGCTTTTTGCTTACACCGTATATAGTAATTTTTTGTGGATATCTTCTTGTACCTTATTAGATTTCTCCTTCCATTTCTTGTTGCTTGTTCCTTATACTAaaactaattatttttatttgtctatTTTAACAAATCAggaaatatttattaatttattctATACTACTCTTATCATTAAGTAACTATATTACTACTATCTATAAGTGAGGATATCAATTTTTTATAGTCCTCACATCATTCTTTGAGCAATGAGGTTGCTACATGTGTTTGTTGCTTTTTGCTTacctattttcatttttctcattcaTTTTCTTATGATCATTCTCACTTGAAACTTtgtaattgaattaaattgacaCCATATATAGTATTTTTTGTGGATATCTTCTTGTACCTTATTAGATTACTCCTTCCATTTCTTTTTGCTTGTTCCTTATACTAaaactaattatttttatttgtctatTTTAACAAATCAGGAAAGATTTATTAATTTGTCCAATACTACTCTTATCATTAAGTAACTATATAAGAATTATTTCCTCGGTCTAAAATTATCTGTTGtgattactaaaaatagttatatcaaattatttgtcgttttagaagttcaaggtacaattaattatttttcctcattttacccttagtagaattttgtcattaatgaaaATGGCACAATAAAATAGATAAACACTTAATGGaaagagattataacttagacataaataagggtaaagtagTCAAATACCCCTCCTAATTATAATTTCTTAAGGGGCTTGTAAAACAAAAAAGCGACAGATGATTTAAGGAGGAGGGAGtatataacttagacataactAAGGGTAAAGTATTCAAATACCTCTCCTAATTATAGTTTCTTAAAGAGCTTGTAAAACGAAAaagcgacaaataatttgagacgtaGGAAGTAGTAGTCAAACTTACCTCATAACTTATCTGAATAGTTGAGGcagaaaaatgaaataactGATAGTTGACGTGTGTTTTGTTAAATAGTCGGTGATAGTTCTTGTAGGAAACTTGCACACCTGATAGTTCATGTAGGAAACTcacgaaaaagtgatagttcaggtgAATTTTTTGCCATTATGtcttatttattattatcatcatacaTTTTGATAAAATTCATGTAAATTTGGaatcacaatttcatttccagTTAAAACATTTGTTAGGTCTTACTAATTAGTACTCCATATGCTTTtagatgtgttcggtatgaagaaaatatttttcacaaaaattaTTCTTTTACAAATAATTTCTAGGAAAAAAAAGTGTGTTGCTTACTTAATTTCTCATCTCTGGTGTAAGAAAAAATATTATGCCAAAATCATTTGTCTATAACCTAGACAAGTACTATGAGAGGTGGGGGTGGGGATGTGTAGTGGTGGTTGGTGGGGATGGGAGCTACAATGGTGGGAGTGAAGATGAGGTGTATTGGAATGTAGGGAGGACACAATGAATGTGAAAGCCACTTTGTTGAACTTGATTTCCCTACTTCTATTATGGAAgttattttcctcattttaaggaatttgtttttctaaagaaaatatttttcaaaatttttaaccaaccaaacatggaaaattgaaaaacattttgaaaaatatttcccttcataccgaacacaccctttatttgttttaaatcaCCAAAATTCTGCTTCTTTAGTGAATATCGAATCTTGTGTCCCTTTATATTTGTTAATTGTCTTTCCAAACTTCCTTCCTCATATATaatttattctttaaaaattatgcaattatgtgactaaatttttttaataatcacAAAGACTTACCAACAAGACATGATTAACGTGTTGCtagattaaattaattattcaatcgaaaaatgacataaattatagtatttttaaattaaatttactaTGTTTGTGTCATGAATTAAGCCTAATATAAGCACGGGCCACATGCAActagtatattatatataaaaaaaacaggaggaagaagaaattaatgAGCATTATCGAGAAGAGCAAAATTAATACCTTTTGGCTACTGGTGATGGAAGAGAATTATTGTTGGCCATGTTCCTCAATCTTGAGAGCTCTGTCTTCTTCATATGCAGAACAACTTCAGGGACTCTATTTATAAAAGAGGTTAGACattgaattgaataatgtttaaaaGAAGTCTGAAAGTGAAAAGAATAATTGACTTAATTTCAATTCTTAAAGATAGTAACTCTAAGTTAAATGACTTGTATCTCCTCTTGTTCAATTATTGAACTCTCCAACAATTGGCAGTGACGttttttgttgttttccttTCACAAAATATCTCATACTAAATGACAAGACATGGAAGAGATTATGTTGGGCAAATTTATGGTCAAAGTTGTAAGTTGGGGACTTTGGTAgtggtaaaaaataaaaatttcttaTACTTCATTTTCAGATTCTTATCCATAAAAATAAGGATTTCTTATATAAAAAAACgctaaaaactaaaaataaatttataaagaaTTATAAAATCAAGTTGCTCTGTATTCACTTTTAGACACTTGTGCTCCCAGTATACTGTTCTctttttgtattatattttactAAGGAGGAacaacttttcctttttttctctttctcttcagAATCACTAATTAACAAAAAGAATAGTATAATATCTTGTCAAACTAACAAAGCTTGCCCAAAGATAAACAGAAAATGGTGTATTGCTCAATTTTAAAGGAGATTCTAAATTAAGAAATTTATGTGAAAGATCCAATGTGGATTAAGTGGAAAAcgtattttattatttcttttctgttttcatttctacattttaGGAACAGGACCGATATTATTAGGGAAAAGTACATGAACTCCCCACTCAAgggaaaatatttacccgaatTGTTACCCGTACGGAAGTAGATATGGCTGCCAGCTTTTTAGATAAGGTGCTGCCTCTTTGCTTAGGAAATCAACGCACCCACCATTTTTCAACTACTCTTGATTAatgtttttgtcattttgtgtttttgtccttttcctttttctttttttttttggcctttttctcttttaaggataaatatatacaatataaggaaaaaatttggtaattatttttagattaataaagatacaacaaaattaaacaattactaaaatagaaagaaattaagaaaaacatTAAAATTGTATCTGAAATCTTACTCTTTTCTTTTGTATCCTTTTACAAGTAAAATTtagtaaaaataatatcaaaattatgcttaaaccttttttttttttttttttggtatttccttataaatttttttattgaatGAATTTATTATGTATGATActctatgttatatatatatatatatatatcatgtgtgTATCCGTCAGAATTGAGAAGTTTTTTTTAGAAATGAACCAGTCTGCATGATATCTTGTcagtatatacatatgtgtgtgtgagagagagagagaggagggagagagagagagagagagactcatAGATGACTGGattcttttttggaaaaaaacgAATCAGACCTATATGATAtcctgtcagtatatgatatataccatggggatatcatagaggattgaggaGTGTCTTTCTTGAATAAGCGAACTATTCATCTATGATCTTTCTGTTAGTATATGAATATACCATATGGACGTCATAGAGGACTGAGTAGTGTTGGAATGAATCTATCATCTATGATACCCTATCGGTATATAATACATATCAGGttagtatcatagaggattaaGGGTTTTTCCTGAATGAAACTttatcagtatatgatatattcCATAGAGGTATCCTGGAGGATTGAGTTATGTTTTTCTTTGAGGGATGaatcaatcctctatgatactctGTCAGTATAAATATTTATCAGGTCGGTATCATAGAAGACTGCatgtttttcttgaataaaactttatcagtatatgatatataccatgtaggtatcatagaggattgagttgTGGTTTTCTTTGAGGGATGAATCAATCCTCTATGAAACTTTGTCAGTATAAATATATAGAGGACTAAGTAGTGTCGGAATGACTCTGTCATCTATGATACCTTatcgatatatgatatatatcaggttggtatcatggaggactgagTGTTTTTCCTGAATGAAActctgtatgtatatgatatatactatGGAGGTATCACAGaggattgagttgtgtttttctttGAGGGATGattcaatcctctatgatactctGTCAGTATAAATATATACCAGGTTGGTATAATAGATGACTGAGTAGTGTTGGAATGAATCTGTCATCTATGATACCCTATCGGTATATGATAGATATCATCtttggtatcatagaggactgagtgtttttttttttttgaatgaaacTTTGCCAGTATATGATTTATACCATGTAGGTACCATAGAGGATTGGGTTGTGTTTTTCTTTAAGGGATGAATCAATCCTGTATGATACTCTGTTAGTATAAATATATAGCaggttggtatcatagaggactgctGGTTTTTCCTGAATGAAACtttgtcagtatatgatatataccatgtgagtaTCATAGAATACGGCGACATTGTACTTCAACTTCTACTGATTTG is a window of Lycium ferocissimum isolate CSIRO_LF1 chromosome 12, AGI_CSIRO_Lferr_CH_V1, whole genome shotgun sequence DNA encoding:
- the LOC132039755 gene encoding (+)-borneol dehydrogenase 1-like, whose amino-acid sequence is MKKTELSRLRNMANNNSLPSPVAKRLEGKVALITGGASGIGAATARLFVQHGAKVAIADIQDNLGTSLVQEIGTEHIIFVHCNVAIESDVQNAVDATVAKFGKLDIMFSNAGIADKPNSSILEVDYDIIKNVFDVNVAGSFFCAKHAARVMIPAKRGSIIFTASAATVVYGISPHAYAASKSAVLGLSKNIGVELGKYGIKVNCVSPHYISTPLVLNAFGIAERQMAEKWLAEGGNLKGALLDEEEVAKAVLYLANDDSKYVSGINLVLDGGYSTTNVALSEAHKKIFPSATTHQSPNEAV